The Haloplanus natans DSM 17983 DNA segment AACTCGTCTTCTCGAACGCCCAGGTGACGCGCATGGACGCCCAGGGTCAGGAGACGTACCAGGTCGTTGGCGAACCCGAAGTTCACGAAGCGAGCGAGACTGCCGGCGCCGTCGAGAGCGGCCCCGAGGCGAGCGAGGCCGACGACGGCGGCGAGGCGGCCATTCCCCAAGACGACGTGGAACTCGTCGCGACCCGCGCCGGCGTGAGCAAG contains these protein-coding regions:
- a CDS encoding nascent polypeptide-associated complex protein, which translates into the protein MFGGGGMNPRKMKQMMEQMGIDVTELDAEEVVIRTGDEELVFSNAQVTRMDAQGQETYQVVGEPEVHEASETAGAVESGPEASEADDGGEAAIPQDDVELVATRAGVSKDDARDALEAEDGDLAAAIARLE